One region of Archocentrus centrarchus isolate MPI-CPG fArcCen1 chromosome 6, fArcCen1, whole genome shotgun sequence genomic DNA includes:
- the commd4 gene encoding COMM domain-containing protein 4: MRFRFCGDLDCPDWVLAEISTLAKISSVKMKLLCAQVLKDLLGEGIDYDKVGKLTADAKFESGDIKASVAVLSFIFSSAAKHDVDSESLSSELQQLGLPKEHATGLCKSYEDKHAALQEKLRETSLRLGRLEAVSWRVDYILSSSELKEVNEPMIHLKLQREGAESGATETTEFSVSADKFRVLLAELKQAQAMMNSLQ, translated from the exons ATG CGATTCCGTTTCTGTGGAGATTTGGACTGCCCAGATTGGGTACTTGCAGAAATTAGCACATTAGCAAAAATT TCAAGTGTCAAGATGAAACTCCTTTGTGCTCAAGTGCTGAAGGATTTGCTTGGAGAGGGCATTGAT TATGACAAAGTTGGAAAGCTTACTGCAGATGCAAAGTTTG AAAGCGGAGACATCAAAGCTAGTGTGGCAGTGCTTAGCTTCATATTCTCCAGTGCAGCAAAGCACGATGTTGACAGTGAATCTCTGTCCAGTGAGCTACAGCAGCTTGGTCTGCCTAAAG AGCACGCTACAGGGCTGTGCAAATCATATGAAGACAAGCATGCTGCACTACAGGAGAAACTAAGAGAGACAAGCCTGAGAT TGGGCAGGCTGGAAGCTGTGTCCTGGCGAGTGGACTATATTTTGAGCTCTAGTGAACTGAAGGAAGTGAATGAACCAATGATTCACCTTAAACTGCAGAGGGAAGGAGCAGAATCGGGTGCCACAGAGACGACTGAGTTCTCTGTTTCTGCTGACAAGTTCAGAGTGTTGCTTGCTG AGCTCAAACAAGCCCAGGCGATGATGAATTCACTACAATGA
- the man2c1 gene encoding alpha-mannosidase 2C1 has translation MMYHLPVLKNRRTLLERAEKFVSDVYFTDCNLRGRLYGDSCPLESIGFFLSAKRITFTEASKQSFDPYEVGSTFGPTWWTCWFKVTLKIPESWREKEVHLLWESDGEAMVWRDGQPVQGLTKEGEKTSYILSDCLKDEEPHSLTLFVEMACNGLFGAGQGSMIAAPDPNRKFSVQKAELVTFSRDVRVLLTDFEMLVDIVKELGEEDQRGYQALFTVNEMVNLCDPCDPSSFAKVHNLANTFFSQRNGDSQHTVYAMGHCHIDSAWLWPYEETIRKCGRSWVTVIRLMEKNPEFVFTCSQAQQFEWVKSWYPGLFSSIQQYVKKGQFIPVGGTWVEMDGNLPSGESMVRQFLQGQRFFNKEFGMQCKEFWLPDTFGYSAQLPQIMQGCGISSFLTQKLSWNLVNTFPHNTFFWEGLDGSKVLTHFPPGNSYGMMGKIEDLVNTVKNNKDKGRANHSAVLFGFGDGGGGPTQLMLDRLRLVEDTNGLPKVQMSTPDKLFTQLQADSALLCTWTGELFLEMHNGTYTTQAQIKRGNRQCETLLHDIEIASSLALCHGKAFPYPAEKLQELWRLLLLNQFHDVIPGSCIEMVVEDALKYYEDIRSSGAVLLRKACETLVPNGSSVAVFNSLPWERLEVIQTQDGSDKAGLALVRASSIGVSPVEDTPPVTPVSVTVQADGTVLMENGLLKTVINKNGTLASLYLISANRESVSDGCCGNQFVMFDDVPLYWDAWDVMDYHLQTRKPVVEVVQPVRVVSSGGLRGSVSFTLRISDKSTVTQEIVVDAMCPYIKFNTEVKWAESHKFLKVEFPVRVRSPNATYEIQFGHLQRPTHRNTSWDWARYEVWGHKWADLSEHNFGVSLLNDCKYGYSVHKNTMTLSLLRAPKAPDATADMGTHHFTYAIMPHTGSFQEASVIQCAYNLNFPLRLLQCSPETVPWSAFSVSSQAVILETVKQAEDKGGALVVRLYESFGSSVTATLSTTLPVREAWLCDLLEKQDPSHPLQVTSKGIALDFSPFQIVSLLLIM, from the exons ATGATGTATCACCTGCCTGTGCTGAAGAATAGGCGCACTCTCCTCGAGAGAGCAGAGAAATTTGTCTCGGATGTTTATTTCACAGACTGCAACCTGAGAGGGCG GCTTTATGGAGACTCTTGTCCCCTTGAATCGATTGGCTTTTTCCTCTCCGCTAAACGGATCACATTCACCGAAGCTTCCAAACAGAGCTTTGACCCGTATGAAGTTGGCAGTACCTTTGGACCGAC gtggtggacttgctggtttAAAGTCACTCTAAAAATCCCTGAGTcctggagagagaaagaagttCATCTTCTGTGGGAAAGTGATGGAGAAGCAATGGTTTGGAGAGATGGGCAGCCAGTTCAG ggCCTGACTAAGGAGGGTGAAAAGACGAGCTACATTCTGTCTGACTGTCTGAAAGATGAGGAGCCGCACAG TCTCACCCTGTTTGTGGAAATGGCCTGTAATGGGCTTTTTGGAGCTGGTCAAGGATCTATGATTGCAGCTCCAGATCCAAACCGGAAGTTTTCCGTACAGAAAGCTGAGCTTGTTACATTCAGTAGGGATGTAAGAGTGCTGCTGACAGACTTTGAGATGCTTGTGGACATTGTAAAG GAGCTTGGAGAGGAAGATCAGCGAGGCTACCAGGCACTCTTCACTGTCAATGAGATGGTGAACCTCTGCGACCCCTGTGACCCCAGCTCTTTCGCTAAAGTACATAATCTGGCAAACACCTTCTTCAGCCAGCGAAACGGAGACAGCCAGCATACTGTCTATGCAATGGGTCACTGCCACATAGACTCAG CCTGGCTGTGGCCCTATGAGGAGACCATACGCAAATGTGGCCGAAGTTGGGTGACAGTGATCCGTTTAATGGAGAAGAACCCAGAGTTTGTCTTTACTTGCTCTCAG GCCCAGCAATTTGAGTGGGTAAAGAGCTGGTACCCAGGACTCTTCTCCTCTATTCAGCAGTATGTGAAGAAAGGCCAATTCATTCCAGTTGGCGGGACATGGGTGGAAATG GATGGAAATCTGCCTTCAGGTGAGTCCATGGTCCGACAGTTCCTGCAGGGCCAGCGCTTCTTTAACAAAGAGTTTGGGATGCAATGCAAAGAG TTCTGGCTTCCTGATACGTTTGGTTACTCTGCTCAACTTCCGCAAATAATGCAGGGCTGTGGCATTTCCAGCTTTTTGACACAGAAACTAAGCTGGAATTTAGTCAACACCTTTCCT CACAACACATTTTTCTGGGAGGGCCTGGATGGCTCCAAAGTTTTAACTCACTTCCCGCCTGGAAACTCCTATGGAATGATGGGCAAGATTGAAGAT CTCGTAAATACAGTGAAGAATAACAAAGACAAGGGAAGAGCCAATCACAGCGCGGTACTCTTTGGTTTTGGCGATGGTGGCGGTGGACCTACACAGCTGATGCTAGACAGACTGCGCCTTGTTGAGGATACAAATGGACTTCCTAA GGTCCAGATGTCCACTCCCGACAAGCTTTTCACTCAACTGCAGGCTGACTCTGCCCTGCTGTGCACGTGGACTGGAGAGCTCTTCCTGGAGATGCACAATGGAACGTACaccacacaggcacag ATAAAACGAGGAAACCGCCAGTGTGAGACGTTGCTTCATGATATTGAGATAGCCAGCAGCTTGGCGCTGTGCCATGGCAAGGCCTTTCCGTACCCTGCAGAGAAACTGCAGGAGCTCTGGAG GCTGCTTCTTCTAAACCAGTTTCACGATGTGATTCCTGGCAGCTGTATAGAGATGGTGGTGGAGGATGCTCTGAAATATTACGAAG ATATCCGCAGTTCTGGTGCCGTACTTCTGCGCAAGGCATGCGAAACCTTGGTGCCAAACGGCAGCTCCGTGGCCGTTTTCAATTCTCTGCCTTGGGAGCGTCTGGAAGTCATCCAGACTCAAGATGGATCTGACAAAGCTGGCCTCG CTTTGGTGAGAGCTTCCAGCATCGGCGTGTCTCCTGTGGAAGACACACCGCCAGTGACTCCAGTCTCTGTTACTGTTCAG GCTGATGGTACCGTCCTCATGGAAAACGGACTTTTAAAGACagtcataaataaaaatggcactTTGGCATCACTGTATTTGATCAGTGCAAACAG GGAAAGTGTGTCTGACGGCTGCTGTGGGAACCAGTTTGTCATGTTTGATGATGTCCCCTTGTACTGGGATGCATGGGATGTAATGGACTACCATCTCCAGACAAG GAAACcggtggtggaggtggtgcaGCCAGTTCGTGTGGTGTCCTCAGGTGGACTTCGGGGCAGTGTCAGCTTCACCCTGAGGATCAGTGATAAAAGCACAGTCACACAGGAGATTGTCGTGGATGCCATGTGTCCTTACATCAAGTTCAACACAGAG GTGAAGTGGGCAGAGTCACACAAGTTTCTCAAGGTTGAATTTCCTGTGCGAGTGCGCAGCCCCAATGCTACATATGAGATCCAGTTTGGCCACCTGCAGAGACCCACTCATCGAAACACTTCGTGGGACTGGGCTCGATACGAG gtTTGGGGTCACAAATGGGCCGATTTGTCGGAGCACAATTTTGGGGTCTCGCTGCTGAATGACTGCAAATATGGCTACTCTGTACACAAGAACACAATGACCCTGTCCCT ACTAAGAGCACCTAAGGCTCCAGATGCCACCGCTGATATGGGGACGCATCACTTCACATATGCAATCATGCCACACACAG GATCCTTCCAAGAAGCCTCTGTCATCCAGTGTGCCTACAACCTCAATTTCCCTCTGAGGTTACTCCAGTGCAGTCCTGAAACTGTGCCCTGGAGTGCCTTTTCTGTTAGCTCTCAAGCTGTCATACTTGAGACAGTTAAGCAG GCAGAGGACAAAGGTGGGGCACTAGTGGTCCGCCTTTACGAGTCATTTGGAAGCAGCGTGACTGCAACCCTGAGCACCACACTTCCAGTCAGGGAAGCTTGGCT ttgTGACCTCCTGGAAAAGCAAGACCCCAGCCATCCATTACAGGTCACATCAAAGGGAATCGCTCTGGACTTCAGCCCCTTTCAGATTGTGTCACTTTTACTGATCATGTGA
- the neil1 gene encoding endonuclease 8-like 1, producing MPEGPELHLASLYVNSMCEGVVFSGPVRKSEVSKNPDVPFTSEAYRITATSRGKEVKLTLTPIKKDEPKRRMKTGQAEQPIDIVFRFGMSGYFRFTREDELPKHAHLCFYSKEKPSRVLSFVDTRRFGSWEPNGTWQPNRGPCVLFEYKKFRENVVSNVSDRAFDRPICEVLLNQKYFNGIGNYLRAEILFRSNIPPFVSARAVLEGLESDDSCENENPLKKETDTKMSVSAKKKQMKHEMSDLLRLCHAVPLEVVNLGGKGYDPTKKEYSDFEAWLQCYCVDGMKSLQDHNGRTIWFRGDPGPMAPKNSKSPKAKKWAKKDNDHDYTDTKKVAKRKRETKVKKTVIKQEGVTKTPKKEKDARLKEAESKSRKPAKTHEVNAPQRETRSNAHRRKTSSVEATAGLQRRTMRRTR from the exons ATGCCTGAGGGACCAGAGCTCCACCTGGCCAGCCTATATGTGAACTCCATGTGTGAAGGCGTGGTGTTCAGTGGACCGGTCAGAAAGTCAGAGGTCAGCAAGAATCCTGATGTGCCCTTCACCTCTGAGGCCTATCGCATCACAGCCACTTCCAGAGGGAAGGAAGTGAAGCTAACGCTGACGCCCATAAAGAAAGATGAACCCAAACGGCGAATGAAAACAGGACAAGCAGAACAACCCATCGACATAGTGTTTCGTTTTGGGATGTCAGGCTATTTCCGCTTCACCAGAGAGGATGAGCTGCCCAAACATGCCCACCTGTGTTTTTATTCCAAAGAGAAGCCCAGCAGAGTGCTGAGCTTTGTGGATACACGCAGGTTTGGCAGCTGGGAGCCCAATGGGACCTGGCAGCCTAACAGAGGTCCCTGCGTTTTGTTTGAGTACAAAAAATTCAG ggAGAACGTTGTGTCAAATGTGTCTGACCGAGCCTTTGACAGACCCATCTGTGAAGTCCTGCTCAATCAAAAGTACTTCAACGGTATTGGGAATTATCTGAGGGCTGAGATCCTTTTCAG gTCCAACATCCCTCCCTTTGTATCTGCCAGGGCTGTACTGGAAGGCCTTGAGTCAGATGATTCATGTGAAAATGAGAATCCTTTGAAAAAGGAGACAGACACAAAG ATGTCTGTAAGcgcaaaaaagaaacagatgaagCATGAGATGAGTGACCTGCTCAGACTTTGTCATGCAGTACCTCTGGAAGTGGTGAACCTAG GTGGGAAAGGATATGATCCTACAAAGAAAGAGTACTCTGACTTTGAAGCGTGGCTGCAGTGTTACTGTGTGGATGGGATGAAATCACTCCAGGATCATAATGGCAGAACTATATGGTTCAGA GGAGATCCGGGACCCATGGCACCAAAAA ATTCAAAGTCACCTAAGGCAAAAAAGTGGGCAAAGAAAGACAATGACCATGATTACACAGACACGAAAAAG GTGGCCAAAAGAAAGCGTGAGACCAAAGTAAAGAAAACTGTGATCAAACAGGAAGGTGTGACGAAAAcaccaaagaaagaaaaggatgcACGTCTGAAGGAAGCTGAATCAAAGAGCAGAAAACCTGCCAAGACACACGAAGTAAACGCACCCCAGCGTGAAACAAGGTCAAATGCACATAGGAGAAAGACCAGTAGTGTGGAGGCGACTGCAG GGTTACAGAGAAGAACCATGAGAAGGACCAGATAG
- the sema7a gene encoding semaphorin-7A: protein MRYFLFSFIWLVGDLQTALSAGLKDTPTLGSKNTPRLLSKDIINAEFKYQINQNHSVLFYEEESDELYVGGTDFILKLGVDDFHIIEKFHLNMAGQQECQEGPCENVITVIEKFQNNLFVCGTNGEKPQCLQLRPSVNNQSLEIVESREGTGISPFVYTQNSLSLTVEGDLYAAAPLDADGSTLQFRRKAGSRTNVWMYDNWVSEPTFISASWVQRKDDPDNEKIYIFFREKNSDHNREADPLISRVARVCKMDEGGSKRFFQNMWTSFLKARLVCGFPEKSLYFNLLQDVYVMHADDWQDTRVYALFTSSWNATAVCIYSIQMIEEIFENSSFKGYNNEVPTPRPGMCSKNSKALPRATVNVVKDYPEMTDWVHSLRPTAPFFISTNNYTKIAVDRVQAADQQFYNILLLATDSGKIHKVLEVGSEPFIISETQLSNSSTIQSMKLDSKKKTLIVGFSERISAVDLQSCQEYNNSCQECVLARDPYCAWTTFGCTSNVTGGIQNIMNGQTSVCPSAVGEQEPRNRTKREVTAPPSLHLRTVHSVPWGVPFYLSCPIDSYHAEYTWEGKGQSRPCLQMLTNCLHLIPSMSQENYGKYDCVSKERDYTKVVRTYELIKSPEKTKCTKSNTPDEWSAAPALYPEMVWITLLVILSF from the exons ATGAggtattttcttttctcttttatttggcTTGTGGGGGATTTGCAGACGGCACTTTCCGCTGGTTTGAAGGATACGCCGACTCTCGGATCTAAAAATACTCCTCGACTTCTGAGCAAAG ATATTATCAATGCTGAGTTTAAATACCAAATTAATCagaaccacagtgttttgttctaTGAAGAGGAATCAGATGAACTTTACGTTGGAGGCACtgattttatattaaaactTGGTGTGGATGATTTTCACATCATAGAG AAATTTCATCTGAATATGGCAGGGCAACAGGAGTGCCAAGAG GGTCCCTGTGAAAATGTCATCACTGTCATTGAGAAGTTTCAAAATAACCTGTTTGTCTGTGGAACAAATGGAGAGAAACCGCAGTGCTTGCAGCTT CGTCCTTCAGTGAACAATCAGTCCCTTGAGATAGTTGAAAGTCGTGAGGGGACTGGAATCTCTCCATTCGTCTACACGCAGAACTCCCTGTCCCTCACAGTAG AAGGGGATCTGTATGCAGCAGCACCTTTGGATGCTGATGGAAGTACACTGCAGTTCAGAAGAAAAGCTGGCAGCAGGACTAATGTCTGGATGTATGACAACTGGGTCTCAG AGCCCACATTCATCTCTGCATCATGGGTACAGCGGAAGGACGACCCCGACAATGAGAAAATTTACATCTTTTTCCGTGAGAAGAACTCAGACCACAACCGAGAGGCTGACCCATTGATATCTAGGGTTGCCAGAGTTTGTAAG ATGGATGAAGGTGGATCAAAACGATTTTTCCAGAATATGTGGACGTCTTTTCTCAAGGCTCGCCTTGTGTGTGGATTTCCAGAGAAGTCGCTGTATTTTAACCTTCTCCAAGATGTTTATGTGATGCACGCTGACGACTGGCAAGACACCAGGGTCTATGCCCTCTTTACGAGCAGCTG GAATGCTACAGCAGTTTGCATCTATTCAATACAAATGATTGAAGAAATATTTGAGAATTCATCTTTCAAGGGCTACAACAATGAAGTTCCCACACCAAGGCCAGGAATG tgttccAAGAACAGCAAGGCTCTGCCACGGGCCACAGTCAATGTTGTGAAAGATTACCCAGAAATGACCGACTGGGTTCACTCCCTGCGTCCTACAGCTCCTTTTTTTATCAGCACCAACAACTACACCAAGATAGCTGTGGACCGCGTTCAGGCTGCAGACCAACAATTTTATAACATTCTGCTTCTAGCTACTG ATTCTGGGAAGATCCATAAAGTCTTGGAAGTTGGGTCAGAACCTTTTATCATTTCTGAAACACAACTCTCCAACTCTTCAACCATACAGTCAATGAAGCTTGACTCTAAAAAG AAAACATTAATTGTGGGGTTTTCGGAGAGAATATCTGCTGTGGACCTCCAGAGTTGTCAAGAGTACAACAACTCTTGCCAAGAATGTGTTCTGGCTCGGGATCCATACTGTGCCTGGACTACATTTGGATGCACATCAAATGTCAC cGGGGGGATTCAGAATATTATGAATGGGCAAACAAGTGTATGCCCTTCAGCAGTAGGAG AGCAAGAACCAAGAAACCGAACTAAGCGTGAAGTAACTGCACCACCATCACTGCATCTGAGGACAGTTCATTCAGTCCCTTGGGGTGTGCCTTTTTATCTGTCCTGTCCTATAGACTCTTACCACGCTGAGTATACATGGGAGGGAAAAGGCCAAAGCAGGCCTTGTCTGCAGATGCTTACCAACTGTCTGCACCTCATCCCTTCCATGTCACAGGAGAACTATGGCAAGTACGATTGTGTTTCCAAAGAGAGAGACTACACCAAAGTGGTGAGAACATATGAGCTTATAAAGAGcccagaaaaaacaaagtgcacaaAAAGCAATACACCTGACGAATGGAGTGCtgcaccagctctttatccGGAGATGGTCTGGATCACGCTACTTGTCATACTTTCTTTTTGA
- the islr2 gene encoding immunoglobulin superfamily containing leucine-rich repeat protein 2: MARQFLQLLALWTVVIGIVQCCPEQCSCQDKFSHQFADCAYKDLLKVPVGLPSNVTTVSLSANKIQILKSKSFVNITQVTSLWLAHNELVTIEKDTLAPLVQLRNLDISNNKIVNFPWEDLHNLTALQLLKMNNNEMVNLPKDAFSTLKDLRSLRINNNKFATIIEGTFSPLTSMSHLQIFNNPFTCSCSLQWLRDWITTTKISVPEEKSILCEAPEHLKGTMVVKIPKLDCEPPAVTITYQPNIENTDLYEGVMVILNCETKGSPKPQVSWEVTAGNQNYLFPLPSTGEINDLPINDKTTNNRFLVFRNGTLIIPSVSKKEDGNYSCSAVNELGKAESGVKVTLAGTQKQASNTVIDSAEDKIRLTGKKLADPKASKFNVVSSTKVDEKTKGSPETSKGKHDDAEQTGVVPKNPTFAGKCGVRESSEYISNHAFNMSLEDLKQYTFDFGVIALEVSETEAKVQLNPLQLPKSKSNLHLSQSENQETVNKEPLGLYQSSSSKTTLDILYLCVNTGNGHTMVQWSIIEEGINSYRFHNLQPGTNYTLCLTYGGQDCQVQVVFATRKKIPSLLIIVVVSIFLLGLATVPLLGATCCHLLYKYQGKTYKLIMKAQNPDQMEKQMTKDFDHRPSFVESEKTSELGEGEVEAEGEEREGEEEAEGSVVTESIPGSSSKTNQEEFEVGSEYSDRLPLGAEAVNISEEINGNYKQPSR, translated from the coding sequence ATGGCAAGACAGTTCTTACAGCTCCTTGCCTTGTGGACTGTTGTGATTGGCATTGTGCAGTGCTGTCCAGAGCAGTGCAGCTGCCAGGATAAATTTTCCCATCAGTTTGCTGACTGTGCTTACAAAGATCTGCTGAAGGTCCCTGTTGGTCTCCCCTCCAATGTTACCACCGTAAGCCTTTCTGCCAATAAGATCCAAATCCTGAAAAGTAAAAGCTTTGTTAATATCACTCAGGTCACCTCTCTCTGGCTTGCCCACAATGAACTAGTCACCATAGAGAAAGACACCTTGGCCCCGCTAGTTCAGCTTCGCAACTtggacatcagcaacaacaaaattGTGAACTTTCCATGGGAAGATCTGCACAAtctcacagctctgcagcttctGAAAATGAACAACAATGAAATGGTGAACCTTCCAAAGGATGCCTTTTCCACACTCAAAGACCTGAGATCGCTGCGCATTAACAACAACAAGTTTGCCACCATCATCGAAGGAACTTTCAGTCCTCTCACCTCCATGTCCCACCTGCAGATTTTTAACAATCCCTTCACTTGCTCTTGCAGTCTGCAGTGGTTGAGGGACTGGATCACAACAACTAAAATTTCCGTCCCCGAGGAAAAGTCAATTTTATGCGAGGCCCCTGAACATCTGAAAGGGACGATGGTTGTAAAGATTCCTAAACTGGACTGTGAGCCTCCTGCTGTCACTATAACATATCAGCCAAACATAGAAAACACAGATCTCTATGAAGGTGTTATGGTCATCTTAAATTGTGAGACAAAAGGGAGTCCCAAGCCACAGGTCAGCTGGGAGGTGACTGCAGGAAATCAGAATTATCTGTTCCCGTTGCCTTCAACTGGAGAAATAAATGATTTGCCAATTAATGATAAAACAACCAACAATCGATTTCTTGTTTTTAGGAACGGCACTCTCATAATCCCCAGTGTGAGTAAAAAGGAAGATGGAAATTACAGCTGCTCTGCGGTCAATGAGTTAGGTAAAGCAGAGAGCGGTGTTAAAGTGACCCTGGCAGGCACCCAAAAGCAAGCCAGCAACACAGTCATCGATTCAGCAGAGGACAAGATCCGTCTAACTGGTAAAAAGCTTGCAGACCCCAAGGCCTCTAAATTCAATGTGGTCAGCTCGACAAAGGTTGATGAAAAGACAAAAGGTAGTCCTGAAACGTCAAAAGGCAAACATGATGACGCAGAGCAGACTGGTGTTGTTCCTAAGAATCCCACTTTTGCAGGCAAGTGTGGTGTTAGAGAAAGCAGTGAATACATCTCCAACCATGCCTTCAACATGAGCTTGGAGGACCTGAAGCAGTACACCTTTGATTTTGGTGTTATTGCATTAGAAGTATCAGAGACAGAGGCCAAAGTACAGCTGAATCCGCTGCAGCTTCCCAAAAGCAAATCTAATCTTCATCTAAGTCAATCTGAAAACCAGGAAACAGTGAATAAGGAACCTTTGGGTCTGTACCAGTCCTCATCTAGCAAGACCACTCTGGACATTCTCTACCTCTGTGTAAATACAGGGAATGGACACACCATGGTTCAGTGGTCCATTATAGAGGAGGGAATTAATTCCTACCGTTTCCATAATTTACAGCCTGGCACCAATTACACACTTTGTCTCACCTATGGGGGGCAGGACTGTCAAGTCCAAGTAGTCTTTGCAACTAGAAAGAAGATCCCCTCCCTGCTTATAATTGTGGTTGTAAGCATTTTCCTATTGGGTCTGGCGACTGTCCCCTTGCTGGGAGCCACCTGCTGCCATTTGCTATACAAGTATCAAGGAAAAACCTACAAGCTGATCATGAAGGCGCAGAATCCAGAtcagatggaaaaacaaatgacaaaagATTTTGATCACAGGCCATCTTTTGTGGAATCAGAGAAAACCAGCGAGTTAGGCGAGGGGGAGGTAGAGGCCgagggagaggaaagagaaggagaggaagaggctGAGGGAAGCGTGGTGACCGAGTCCATCCCCGGATCATCATCCAAGACCAACCAGGAGGAGTTTGAAGTTGGCTCGGAGTACAGTGACAGATTACCGCTGGGAGCAGAGGCCGTCAACATCTCCGAGGAAATCAACGGCAACTACAAGCAGCCAAGCCGCTGA